A single genomic interval of Zunongwangia sp. HGR-M22 harbors:
- a CDS encoding MFS transporter, translating into MKNLRKGSKKLLNAWAFYDWANSVYSLVISSAIFPIFYGALTIIKDAEGNKIDDAVRFLGIDFNNDSLISYVTAAAFLVVSGLSPFLSGIADYVGNKKNFLKFFCYLGAISCIGLFWFDLDYLWFGLLCYFLALIGFWASLVFYNSYLPDIAFPDQQDKISAKGFSLGYIGSVILLVLCLLMILKYEMFGFEDEGLPTRLSFVLTGVWWIGFSQYTYYYLPKGTKKAKLTKNVLFNGFKELRKIWKSLKQNLQLKRYLIAFFVYSMAVQTIMLIATYFGIEELDWGEKDATTGLIVSILLIQLVAVLGATLTSKLAAKIGNIKTLIFINIIWVLICVYAYFVTTPNQFYVAAASVGLVMGGIQSLSRSTYSKMLPENAIDTASYFSFYDVSEKIGIVIGMFMYGLIAQLTGSIRNSILFLVLFFIGGIVLLFRVPKISE; encoded by the coding sequence ATGAAAAATCTTCGAAAAGGTAGCAAAAAGCTACTTAACGCATGGGCATTTTACGACTGGGCAAACTCGGTTTACAGTCTGGTTATCTCTTCAGCAATATTCCCCATTTTTTATGGTGCGCTTACAATTATAAAAGATGCTGAAGGAAATAAAATTGACGATGCGGTTCGTTTTCTTGGAATAGATTTTAATAACGATTCTTTAATTTCTTATGTAACTGCGGCTGCTTTTTTAGTAGTTTCTGGGCTTAGTCCTTTTCTTTCGGGGATTGCTGATTATGTGGGGAATAAAAAGAATTTTTTAAAATTCTTTTGTTATCTGGGCGCAATTTCCTGTATAGGATTGTTTTGGTTCGATTTGGATTATTTATGGTTTGGATTGCTATGTTATTTTCTAGCCCTAATTGGGTTCTGGGCAAGTTTAGTATTTTATAATAGTTATCTACCCGATATCGCTTTTCCCGATCAGCAAGATAAAATAAGTGCGAAGGGATTTTCCTTAGGATATATTGGAAGTGTAATCTTGCTAGTTCTTTGTTTATTGATGATCCTAAAATATGAGATGTTCGGTTTCGAAGATGAAGGTTTGCCTACCCGTCTTTCTTTTGTGCTAACCGGAGTTTGGTGGATAGGTTTTAGTCAGTATACTTATTATTATTTGCCAAAAGGAACAAAAAAAGCAAAATTGACCAAAAATGTATTATTTAATGGATTTAAAGAACTTCGGAAAATATGGAAATCCTTAAAACAAAATTTACAACTCAAAAGATATCTTATCGCTTTTTTCGTTTACAGTATGGCGGTGCAAACTATTATGCTTATTGCCACATATTTTGGTATTGAAGAATTAGACTGGGGAGAAAAGGATGCTACTACGGGGCTCATTGTAAGTATATTATTGATTCAGTTAGTAGCAGTTTTGGGAGCGACACTCACTTCTAAATTAGCAGCCAAGATTGGTAATATTAAAACACTAATTTTTATAAATATTATCTGGGTATTAATATGTGTGTATGCCTATTTTGTTACTACTCCCAATCAATTTTATGTAGCAGCAGCCAGTGTTGGCTTGGTAATGGGAGGGATTCAGTCATTATCTCGTTCAACTTATTCAAAGATGTTACCCGAAAATGCTATCGATACTGCCAGTTACTTCAGTTTTTATGATGTATCAGAAAAAATAGGTATCGTGATAGGAATGTTTATGTATGGTTTAATTGCTCAACTTACCGGAAGTATAAGAAACTCAATTTTATTTTTAGTCTTGTTTTTTATTGGCGGAATTGTTTTGCTGTTTAGAGTTCCGAAAATTAGTGAATAG
- the rpsA gene encoding 30S ribosomal protein S1 codes for MAEEIKDQDVQDVAGMATASQPEVTEQQANPEKFLKEFNWHNYEEGIDPIDDSKLEEFEKLVEENFVDTLDDEVVKGKVINITDRDAIIDINAKSEGVISLNEFRYNPDLKVGDEVEVLIDVREDATGQLVLSHRKARVIMAWDRVNKAHDESLIVNGFVKCRTKGGMIVDVFGIEAFLPGSQIDVKPIRDYDAYVGKTMEFKVVKINHEFKNVVVSHKALIEADIEEQKKEIIGQLEKGQVLEGTVKNITSYGVFVDLGGVDGLVHITDLSWSRINHPNEIVELDQKLNVVILDFDEAKTRIQLGLKQLHKHPWEALDENLKVGDKVKGKVVVIADYGAFIEVAEGVEGLIHVSEMSWSTHLRSAQDFVNVGDEVEAQILTLDRDDRKMSLGIKQLTPDPWTDITSKYPVGSKHTGVVRNFTNFGVFVELEEGIDGLIYISDLSWTKKIKHPSEFCNVGDKLDVVVLELDVEGRKLSLGHKQIESNPWDKYETEFAVGTTHTAAISEIVDKGATIEFNEDITAFVPQRHLEKEDGSKLKKGETAEFQIIEFNKEFKRVVASHAAIHREEEQKIVKQAAKKAAAQNNDKTTIGDVNADLQALKDKMEGK; via the coding sequence ATGGCTGAAGAAATTAAAGATCAGGACGTTCAGGATGTAGCAGGAATGGCTACAGCATCTCAACCAGAGGTGACTGAGCAACAAGCTAATCCAGAAAAATTCCTTAAAGAATTCAACTGGCACAATTACGAAGAAGGAATCGATCCTATCGATGATTCTAAGTTGGAAGAATTCGAAAAATTAGTTGAAGAAAACTTCGTAGACACTCTTGATGATGAGGTTGTAAAAGGAAAAGTAATTAATATTACAGATCGTGATGCAATTATCGACATTAATGCTAAAAGTGAAGGTGTAATTTCTCTTAACGAGTTTCGTTACAACCCAGACCTTAAAGTTGGTGATGAGGTAGAAGTTTTAATCGACGTTAGAGAAGATGCTACAGGACAATTAGTGCTTTCTCACCGTAAAGCTCGTGTGATCATGGCATGGGATCGTGTGAATAAAGCGCACGACGAAAGTCTTATCGTTAACGGTTTTGTGAAGTGTCGTACTAAAGGTGGTATGATCGTAGATGTATTTGGTATTGAAGCTTTCTTACCAGGTTCTCAAATCGATGTGAAGCCAATTAGAGATTACGATGCTTATGTAGGTAAAACAATGGAATTTAAAGTTGTGAAAATCAACCACGAATTCAAAAACGTTGTGGTATCTCATAAAGCACTTATTGAAGCTGATATCGAAGAGCAGAAGAAAGAGATTATCGGTCAATTAGAAAAAGGTCAGGTATTAGAAGGTACTGTTAAGAATATTACTTCTTACGGTGTATTTGTTGATCTTGGAGGAGTTGACGGACTTGTTCACATTACAGATCTTAGCTGGTCTAGAATCAACCATCCAAACGAGATCGTTGAGCTAGATCAAAAACTTAACGTTGTAATCTTAGACTTTGATGAGGCTAAGACTAGAATCCAGTTAGGTCTTAAGCAATTACACAAACACCCATGGGAAGCTCTAGATGAGAATCTTAAAGTTGGTGATAAAGTAAAAGGTAAAGTAGTTGTAATCGCAGATTACGGTGCATTTATCGAAGTTGCTGAAGGTGTAGAAGGATTGATCCACGTTTCTGAAATGTCTTGGAGTACGCATTTGCGCTCAGCTCAGGATTTCGTAAATGTTGGTGACGAGGTTGAAGCACAAATTCTTACTTTAGATCGTGATGATCGCAAAATGTCTCTTGGAATTAAACAATTAACTCCAGACCCATGGACTGATATCACTTCTAAATATCCTGTTGGATCTAAGCATACAGGTGTAGTTCGTAACTTTACTAACTTTGGTGTATTCGTAGAATTAGAAGAAGGAATCGACGGACTTATCTATATCTCTGATCTTTCTTGGACTAAGAAGATTAAGCATCCATCAGAATTCTGTAATGTTGGAGACAAATTAGATGTTGTTGTATTAGAATTAGATGTTGAAGGGCGTAAATTAAGTTTAGGTCACAAACAAATCGAGAGTAACCCTTGGGATAAATACGAAACTGAATTTGCTGTAGGTACTACACATACTGCTGCAATTTCTGAAATCGTAGACAAAGGAGCTACTATCGAATTTAATGAAGATATCACTGCATTTGTTCCACAAAGACACCTAGAAAAAGAAGACGGAAGTAAACTTAAGAAAGGTGAAACTGCAGAATTCCAAATCATTGAATTCAACAAAGAGTTTAAACGTGTTGTAGCATCTCATGCTGCGATTCACAGAGAAGAAGAGCAAAAGATTGTTAAGCAAGCGGCTAAGAAAGCTGCTGCTCAAAACAACGACAAAACCACTATTGGTGATGTAAACGCAGATCTTCAAGCTCTTAAAGATAAAATGGAAGGAAAGTAA
- a CDS encoding M48 family metallopeptidase, which yields MKIKQWVLVLFAVTLTVVACKVNPFTGEKNLNFVSNDQLFPSSFQQYDAFLDSSNVVTGTADARMVKRIGDKIKTAAERYLNANGYQGFLDDFRFEYNLVQDNQVNAFAMPGGKTVVYTGILPITQDETGLAVVMGHEVAHALADHGAQRMSRAQIQQLGAVAGTVALSGKSEQTQQIFAQAYGIGSQVGVMLPFSRSQEAEADRIGLTLMAIAGYNPDEAADLWRRMQQNSGGASTPEFLSTHPSNQTRISNLEAWAPEAKAEARKYGVTSFE from the coding sequence ATGAAAATTAAGCAGTGGGTATTAGTTCTTTTTGCTGTTACTCTTACAGTAGTCGCTTGTAAGGTAAATCCTTTCACAGGAGAAAAGAATCTCAATTTTGTAAGTAATGATCAATTGTTCCCGTCATCATTTCAGCAGTACGACGCATTTTTAGATAGTAGTAATGTGGTAACGGGTACGGCAGATGCCAGAATGGTAAAAAGAATAGGAGATAAAATCAAAACCGCAGCAGAGCGTTATTTAAATGCGAATGGTTACCAAGGATTTTTAGATGATTTTAGATTCGAGTATAATCTTGTTCAGGATAATCAAGTAAATGCTTTTGCAATGCCAGGAGGAAAAACCGTGGTCTATACGGGTATTCTACCTATTACCCAGGATGAAACTGGTTTAGCAGTAGTTATGGGACACGAGGTGGCTCATGCGTTGGCAGATCATGGTGCACAACGAATGAGTAGAGCTCAAATACAGCAATTAGGCGCAGTTGCAGGAACCGTAGCATTAAGTGGAAAAAGTGAGCAAACTCAACAAATATTTGCCCAGGCCTACGGGATTGGATCTCAGGTTGGTGTAATGTTACCTTTTAGTAGAAGTCAGGAGGCTGAAGCAGATAGAATAGGTCTAACTTTAATGGCAATTGCAGGCTATAATCCAGATGAAGCAGCAGATCTTTGGAGAAGAATGCAACAAAATAGTGGAGGAGCTTCAACACCAGAGTTTTTAAGTACCCACCCTTCAAACCAAACAAGGATAAGTAATTTAGAGGCATGGGCTCCAGAAGCTAAAGCTGAAGCTAGAAAATATGGAGTAACCAGTTTCGAATAA
- a CDS encoding MFS transporter: MPANREEGLKTSILYLMSAGAGLVVANNYYNQPLLSLMAKDFQVSESAVSNIPLFTQLGYAFGLLFIIPLGDKFPRKKMVMIDFIFIIASLLAMALAQSLPILIISGFFVGFSCVVPQVFVPMAAQLAKPEKRGSAIGIVMSGLLIGILGSRFISGFVGEYFGWRLMYFIAAGIMLVFWLLLKLKLPELQPDFKGTYKELMQSLWGYFKSEPSVRLAAVRGGLGFAGFSAFWTTLVFLMEDNFNYGSGIAGAFGVLGIAGALAASLIGKLSDRMNKNLLITIATAIMIFAWVVFEFSGHSIFGLVIGVILVDMGLQSLHITNQNIIFSRNPDARNRINTIYMVGYFIGGALGTTTGAYAWELFQWRGVASLGLFYAILILIFHFAFKKSISEVN, translated from the coding sequence ATGCCAGCAAATAGGGAAGAGGGTTTAAAAACATCAATTTTATATTTAATGTCTGCGGGAGCCGGTTTAGTGGTCGCAAATAATTATTATAATCAGCCATTATTAAGTTTAATGGCTAAAGATTTTCAAGTTTCAGAATCGGCGGTAAGTAATATTCCGCTTTTTACGCAATTAGGTTATGCCTTTGGGTTGTTGTTTATCATTCCGTTAGGAGATAAGTTTCCTAGAAAAAAAATGGTAATGATAGATTTTATATTTATCATCGCTAGTCTATTGGCGATGGCCTTAGCACAAAGTCTTCCTATTTTAATAATCTCAGGTTTTTTTGTTGGATTTTCATGCGTTGTTCCTCAAGTATTTGTCCCTATGGCCGCACAACTTGCAAAACCGGAAAAGCGAGGTAGTGCTATTGGTATAGTGATGAGTGGATTACTTATCGGGATATTGGGTAGCCGATTTATAAGTGGGTTTGTAGGAGAATACTTTGGATGGCGTTTAATGTATTTTATTGCCGCCGGGATTATGTTGGTTTTCTGGTTGTTACTAAAATTAAAATTACCAGAATTGCAGCCAGATTTTAAAGGAACCTATAAGGAGTTAATGCAATCCCTTTGGGGATATTTTAAATCCGAACCATCAGTAAGATTAGCAGCCGTAAGAGGAGGTTTAGGCTTTGCAGGTTTTAGTGCTTTTTGGACGACGCTTGTATTTTTAATGGAAGATAATTTTAACTACGGAAGTGGTATCGCAGGAGCCTTTGGAGTTTTAGGAATAGCCGGAGCTTTAGCGGCAAGTCTTATTGGCAAGTTAAGTGACCGAATGAATAAAAACCTGCTGATAACCATTGCAACTGCAATTATGATTTTTGCATGGGTTGTATTTGAGTTTTCGGGCCATTCTATATTCGGATTGGTTATAGGCGTTATTTTAGTAGATATGGGATTGCAATCGCTACATATTACAAATCAAAATATTATTTTTTCAAGAAATCCAGATGCTCGTAATAGGATTAACACTATCTACATGGTTGGTTACTTTATTGGTGGTGCACTGGGTACTACTACTGGAGCCTATGCTTGGGAACTTTTTCAATGGAGAGGTGTGGCTAGTTTAGGCCTGTTTTATGCTATTTTGATCTTAATATTTCACTTTGCTTTTAAAAAATCTATTTCAGAAGTAAATTGA
- a CDS encoding RNA polymerase sigma factor, producing the protein MQPTITHIEDLVNGCRVGNQRAQMEIYNRYYKAMYNTSLRIVHHSAEAEDIMQESFLNAFEKIDQFKAEASFGAWLKRIVVNNSINAHNKKSKYEEVSYKDYLKNETEENEGITTTDTQNKKVKMVLEAMQDLKESYRICLTLHLIEGYDYEEIGDILNISYANCRTTISRAKESLRKKMMKDEK; encoded by the coding sequence TTGCAACCAACCATCACACATATTGAAGATCTTGTAAATGGATGCCGAGTAGGAAACCAACGTGCACAAATGGAGATTTATAATCGCTATTACAAAGCCATGTATAATACCTCTTTGAGAATTGTGCATCATAGCGCTGAGGCGGAGGATATCATGCAAGAGTCTTTCTTGAATGCTTTTGAGAAAATCGATCAATTTAAAGCTGAAGCTTCTTTTGGCGCCTGGCTGAAGCGAATTGTCGTTAATAATAGTATTAATGCGCACAATAAAAAGTCGAAATACGAAGAAGTAAGTTATAAGGATTATCTAAAAAACGAAACCGAAGAAAATGAAGGGATAACAACTACCGATACTCAAAATAAAAAAGTAAAAATGGTTTTAGAGGCAATGCAAGATTTAAAAGAAAGTTACAGAATCTGCCTTACGTTGCATCTAATCGAAGGTTATGATTACGAAGAAATAGGAGATATTTTAAATATTTCTTATGCCAACTGCAGAACTACCATTTCTAGAGCTAAAGAAAGTTTAAGAAAAAAAATGATGAAAGATGAAAAATGA
- a CDS encoding DUF4179 domain-containing protein, translating to MKNDDFFEDLKELDFDIAEPNADHEDRFLEKLNTKNKAPKTGKLRKLWIPISSIAAALIIAFLAFGNVFSSPVFGKESGLAAVSPKMKETQDFYSMLIERELKSLEGERSPKTNKIINDALVQMENLEKEYKKLKKDLLESGQDQRVIYAMINNFQQRIELLNQVLDQIQTIKQLKTQENETNII from the coding sequence ATGAAAAATGATGATTTTTTTGAGGATTTAAAAGAATTAGACTTCGATATTGCTGAACCTAACGCAGATCACGAAGATCGATTTTTAGAAAAGCTCAACACCAAAAATAAAGCTCCTAAAACAGGAAAACTTAGAAAGCTTTGGATTCCCATAAGTAGCATTGCTGCGGCCTTAATTATCGCATTCCTTGCTTTTGGAAATGTATTTTCTTCTCCGGTTTTTGGTAAAGAGAGTGGTTTAGCAGCTGTTTCACCAAAAATGAAAGAAACGCAAGACTTCTATAGCATGCTTATCGAAAGAGAGCTGAAATCACTGGAAGGAGAACGTAGTCCAAAAACCAATAAGATCATTAATGATGCATTGGTGCAAATGGAAAACTTAGAAAAAGAATACAAAAAATTAAAAAAAGATCTTTTAGAAAGTGGGCAGGATCAACGAGTAATCTATGCGATGATTAACAATTTTCAGCAAAGAATTGAATTGCTAAATCAGGTTCTAGACCAGATTCAAACTATAAAACAACTAAAGACACAAGAAAATGAAACTAACATTATATAA
- a CDS encoding response regulator has protein sequence MKKIDLACIIDDDPIFVFSAKKIMELADFCNGFLVFGNGEEALNHHRALISSDKELPDVILLDLNMPVMDGWEFLENFIQIKSEKAITIYIVSSSVDPSDINKAKSYDHVNNYIVKPVTIDSLKKVLKNHKA, from the coding sequence ATGAAAAAAATTGATCTTGCCTGCATCATCGATGACGATCCCATATTTGTATTTAGCGCGAAAAAAATAATGGAACTGGCCGATTTTTGTAATGGTTTTTTGGTTTTTGGAAATGGTGAGGAGGCCTTAAACCATCATAGGGCTCTTATATCGTCTGATAAAGAACTACCAGACGTTATTCTTTTAGATTTAAATATGCCTGTAATGGATGGATGGGAATTTCTTGAAAATTTTATACAAATAAAGAGTGAAAAAGCTATCACGATCTATATCGTTAGTTCTTCGGTAGATCCAAGCGATATCAATAAAGCAAAATCTTACGATCACGTTAATAACTATATTGTTAAACCGGTTACTATCGACAGTCTAAAAAAAGTTTTAAAAAATCATAAAGCTTAA
- the cmk gene encoding (d)CMP kinase: protein MSKKITIAIDGYSSTGKSTVAKQLAKKLGYIYVDTGAMYRAVTLYAMRKIMVTDNKVDEEAILRHLAFISVKFIYDEDLGYGIIHLNNENVEKEIRLMEVSNNVSKVAAIPEVRKMLVKQQHEIGKDGGVVMDGRDIGTVVFPDAELKLFMTASAEKRAERRYAELKEKGEDVNYEDVLKNVEERDHLDSTRETSPLVKADDAIIIDNSNLSKEEQFDKILSLVKEKTEA, encoded by the coding sequence ATGAGTAAAAAAATAACTATTGCCATTGATGGTTACTCTTCTACCGGGAAAAGCACTGTAGCAAAGCAATTAGCAAAAAAATTAGGGTATATTTATGTAGATACCGGCGCAATGTATCGCGCAGTGACCCTATATGCGATGCGTAAAATTATGGTAACCGATAATAAAGTTGATGAAGAAGCAATATTAAGACATCTTGCTTTTATCAGCGTGAAGTTTATTTATGACGAAGATCTAGGTTATGGTATAATTCATTTAAATAACGAGAATGTTGAAAAAGAAATTCGTTTAATGGAAGTTTCCAATAACGTGAGTAAAGTAGCGGCAATTCCCGAGGTGCGAAAAATGTTAGTAAAGCAGCAACATGAAATTGGTAAAGATGGTGGTGTGGTAATGGATGGTCGCGATATTGGTACGGTGGTATTCCCGGATGCCGAGTTGAAATTATTTATGACGGCTTCTGCTGAAAAAAGAGCCGAACGTAGATATGCAGAATTAAAAGAAAAAGGAGAAGACGTAAATTACGAGGATGTCCTAAAAAATGTTGAAGAGCGAGATCATCTAGACTCTACTAGGGAAACTTCGCCTTTGGTAAAAGCTGATGATGCAATAATTATTGATAACTCAAATCTTAGCAAAGAAGAACAGTTCGATAAAATACTTTCTCTGGTAAAAGAAAAAACTGAAGCCTAA
- the lon gene encoding endopeptidase La has product MAKTKFTDIDSLSLQGINEDAELIPLMTPEDEEEINKEELPKNLPILPLRNTVLFPGVVIPITAGRDASIKLINEANNAEKTIGVVSQKDEEVENPGVKDINNIGVVARILRVLKMPDGNTTVIIQGKKRFNITEVTQEDPFLRANVEEIPETRPNAENEEFGAIIDSIKDLALQIIKSSPNIPTEASFAIKNIESSSFLINFVSSNMNLSVEEKQNLLATNDLKERALATLKFMNVENQKLALKNDIQSKVQSDMSQQQREYFLHQQMKTIQEELGGVSHEDEIEEMRLRSKDKKWDENVQKHFDKELSKMQRMNPQVAEYSIQRNYLDLFLDLPWEEFSKDKFDLKRAKKVLDRDHYGLDDVKRRIIEYLAVLKLRNDMKSPILCLYGPPGVGKTSLGKSVAEALGREYVRISLGGLRDEAEIRGHRKTYIGAMPGRIIQSLKKAGTSNPVFVLDEIDKLSIGNAGDPSSALLEVLDPEQNSEFHDNFLELGYDLSKVMFIATCNNLNTIQPALRDRMEIINVTGYTIEEKIEIAKRHLLPKQLKEHGLTKDDLKIGKSQLEKIVEGYTRESGVRALEKQIAKVVRYGAKSIAMEEEYNVKVTNEDILEILGSPRLERDKYENNEVAGVVTGLAWTQVGGDILFIESILSKGKGNLNITGNLGKVMKESATLAMEYIKANSDDLGIDAGIFEKYNVHIHVPEGATPKDGPSAGITMLTSLVSLFTQKKVKNSIAMTGEITLRGKVLPVGGIKEKILAAKRAKIKELILCKENERDIKEIKDEYLKGLTFHYVNDMSEVIDIAITNEKVKNAKEL; this is encoded by the coding sequence ATGGCTAAAACAAAATTTACGGATATTGACAGTTTGTCATTACAAGGTATAAATGAAGATGCAGAGTTAATACCGTTAATGACGCCTGAAGATGAAGAGGAAATAAATAAAGAAGAATTACCCAAAAATCTCCCAATTTTACCGTTGCGTAATACGGTACTTTTCCCGGGTGTGGTAATACCAATCACAGCGGGAAGAGATGCTTCGATTAAACTGATAAACGAAGCAAATAATGCTGAAAAAACTATCGGTGTTGTTTCTCAAAAAGATGAAGAGGTAGAAAATCCCGGCGTTAAAGACATTAATAATATCGGAGTTGTTGCTCGTATTCTTAGGGTTCTTAAAATGCCCGATGGGAATACAACGGTAATTATTCAGGGAAAAAAACGATTTAATATTACTGAAGTTACTCAGGAAGATCCTTTCTTGAGAGCGAATGTTGAAGAAATTCCTGAAACCAGACCTAATGCTGAAAACGAGGAATTTGGTGCTATTATCGATTCGATTAAAGATTTGGCACTTCAGATCATTAAGAGCAGCCCAAATATTCCAACTGAAGCTTCTTTCGCTATAAAGAATATAGAAAGTAGCTCATTTTTAATCAATTTTGTTTCTTCAAATATGAATCTTTCAGTAGAGGAGAAGCAAAATTTACTGGCAACCAACGATCTTAAGGAACGCGCATTAGCGACCTTAAAATTTATGAACGTTGAGAATCAAAAACTCGCACTTAAAAACGACATTCAGTCTAAAGTGCAGAGTGATATGAGCCAGCAACAACGCGAATATTTCTTGCATCAACAGATGAAAACCATTCAGGAAGAGCTAGGTGGTGTTTCTCATGAAGATGAAATTGAAGAAATGCGTTTACGCTCGAAGGATAAAAAATGGGACGAAAACGTGCAAAAGCATTTTGATAAAGAACTATCTAAAATGCAACGAATGAATCCTCAGGTAGCTGAATATTCCATACAGCGTAACTATCTGGATTTATTTTTAGACTTACCATGGGAAGAATTTAGCAAAGATAAATTTGATCTTAAACGTGCTAAAAAAGTTTTAGATCGCGATCATTATGGTCTGGACGATGTAAAACGGAGAATTATAGAATATCTGGCAGTTTTAAAATTGCGTAATGATATGAAATCGCCTATTCTTTGTCTTTATGGCCCTCCGGGAGTCGGTAAAACAAGTTTAGGGAAATCTGTGGCAGAAGCTTTAGGACGTGAGTACGTACGAATTTCTTTAGGTGGCTTAAGAGATGAAGCTGAAATTAGAGGGCATCGTAAAACTTATATTGGTGCAATGCCGGGTAGGATTATCCAAAGTCTTAAAAAGGCAGGAACCAGTAATCCGGTTTTTGTTCTGGATGAAATTGATAAATTAAGTATCGGTAATGCAGGAGATCCTTCTTCAGCATTATTAGAGGTTTTAGATCCAGAGCAGAACAGTGAATTTCATGACAATTTCTTAGAATTAGGTTACGATCTTTCTAAGGTAATGTTTATTGCAACTTGTAATAATCTAAATACGATTCAGCCGGCCTTACGCGATCGTATGGAGATTATTAATGTTACTGGTTATACTATTGAAGAAAAGATCGAGATAGCGAAGCGTCATTTGCTTCCGAAGCAGTTAAAAGAGCATGGATTAACCAAAGACGATCTTAAAATCGGCAAATCTCAGTTAGAGAAAATAGTGGAAGGTTACACGCGAGAATCTGGAGTTCGTGCTTTAGAGAAGCAAATAGCAAAGGTAGTGCGCTATGGTGCTAAGAGTATCGCTATGGAAGAAGAATATAATGTAAAAGTAACCAATGAAGATATTCTGGAAATTCTTGGTAGCCCGCGTTTAGAAAGAGATAAATACGAGAATAATGAAGTAGCAGGAGTAGTTACAGGTTTGGCATGGACGCAGGTTGGCGGTGATATTCTTTTTATAGAATCTATTTTATCTAAAGGAAAAGGAAATTTAAATATTACCGGAAATCTTGGTAAAGTAATGAAAGAATCGGCTACCCTAGCTATGGAATACATTAAAGCTAATTCTGACGATTTGGGTATAGACGCTGGGATATTTGAAAAGTACAATGTACACATTCACGTGCCAGAAGGGGCAACGCCTAAAGATGGACCAAGTGCAGGGATTACTATGCTTACTTCTTTAGTTTCTTTATTTACGCAGAAAAAAGTAAAGAACAGTATCGCAATGACAGGAGAAATTACTTTACGAGGTAAAGTGCTTCCCGTTGGAGGAATTAAAGAAAAAATTCTTGCCGCTAAAAGGGCAAAAATTAAAGAACTTATTCTTTGTAAAGAAAATGAACGTGACATAAAGGAAATTAAAGATGAATATTTAAAAGGTCTTACTTTTCATTACGTTAATGATATGAGTGAGGTAATAGACATTGCTATCACGAACGAAAAAGTGAAAAATGCAAAGGAATTATAA
- a CDS encoding head GIN domain-containing protein yields the protein MKKSILAAFALFLGITSANAQWWSSNKNIKGNGEVVTKSRKTSDYDKVSLVGFMDVVLVRGNEGDLTIEAESNLQEYISTEVKSGSLKISVEKGVNISPSRNKSIKITVPFKDLEGAYITGSGDIWTEDKITAKDFSLSVTGSGDLKLEIEADKIKGSVTGSGDIILDGQTNELNCSVTGSGDFEAFKLIANYVNAQVSGSGDIMVYAEKELNAKVAGSGDIEYKGSPAKENFKTSGSGDISKY from the coding sequence ATGAAAAAATCAATTTTAGCAGCATTCGCTTTATTTTTAGGAATAACCTCAGCAAACGCACAATGGTGGAGCAGCAACAAGAACATTAAAGGCAACGGAGAAGTTGTCACTAAATCCCGAAAAACTTCAGACTACGACAAAGTGAGCCTAGTAGGCTTTATGGATGTCGTATTAGTACGAGGAAATGAAGGTGATTTAACGATTGAAGCAGAAAGCAATCTTCAGGAATATATTTCTACGGAAGTTAAAAGCGGCTCGCTAAAAATTTCAGTAGAAAAAGGAGTAAATATTAGTCCGTCGCGAAACAAAAGCATTAAGATCACCGTTCCTTTTAAAGATCTTGAGGGCGCATATATCACCGGAAGTGGAGATATTTGGACAGAAGACAAAATTACCGCAAAAGATTTTTCGTTATCGGTAACAGGAAGCGGTGATCTAAAACTGGAAATCGAAGCCGATAAAATTAAGGGCTCGGTAACAGGGAGTGGCGATATAATTTTAGACGGACAGACAAACGAATTGAATTGCAGCGTTACAGGATCTGGAGATTTTGAAGCCTTTAAGCTAATAGCCAATTATGTAAATGCACAGGTTTCTGGCTCTGGTGACATCATGGTTTATGCTGAAAAAGAATTAAACGCAAAAGTTGCGGGATCTGGAGATATAGAATATAAAGGGAGTCCCGCAAAGGAAAATTTTAAAACTTCAGGCTCTGGAGATATTTCAAAATATTAA